Proteins encoded within one genomic window of Mesorhizobium sp. AR10:
- a CDS encoding PqqD family protein has translation MVEIASETVLRLVDDASVQHVGDGAVVLLARSGQLYTCNGTTEAFLDKVDGARSLDQIVVLLCDEFEVDKGTLDQDMAALAADLVSEGILADPGA, from the coding sequence GTGGTCGAAATTGCCTCTGAGACGGTTCTGCGACTGGTGGACGACGCCTCGGTCCAGCATGTCGGCGACGGCGCCGTCGTGCTTCTGGCGCGCAGTGGCCAACTCTATACATGCAACGGTACGACCGAAGCCTTTCTCGACAAGGTGGATGGCGCGCGCAGCCTCGACCAGATCGTCGTCCTGCTTTGCGACGAGTTCGAGGTCGACAAGGGCACGCTGGATCAGGACATGGCAGCGCTGGCCGCCGACCTTGTATCGGAAGGTATCCTCGCCGAC